The genomic window AGGACAAGCTGGGTGGCCACGGTGTCGCCTTCGGACAACCCGCCGAGCACCTCGGAAGTTTCCAGGCCGACCAGGCCGAGTTCCGGGGAAACTTCCTCCGGCTCCAGCTTGGGGTCGGTCACGCGAAAACAGACCTGGCGGTCCTTGACCCACTTGAGGGCGTTGTTGGGCACGGTGAGCACGTCATTCCGGGTTTCCACGACCACCTTGCACTGCGTGGTCATCTCGGGCCGAAGGGATTCGGCCTGCTCACCGGAAACCGTCACCAGGGTGCGGTAGTAGACGATGTTATCGCGGATTTCCGGCTCCGGATAAATGCGGTCCACAGTGCCTTCAAAGACCTTGTCGCGAAATGAGTCTACCGTGTATTTGACCGGCAACCCCTTGTCCACGCGGCCCACGTCGGTTTCGTCGATGTATATCCACATTTCGAGCTTGCCCGGGTCAAGCACCGTGATCAGGTTGGACACGGACAGTCCCGAGACGATGGTCTCGCCTTCCTGGGCCGCCACCTGACTGACCACCCCGTCGATGGGAGAATAAATCCGGGTGTAGGAGAGCTGGATTTGCAGGGTCTTGAGCTTGGCCAGGGAGGAGGACACGGTATGCCGGGCGATCTCCGCGTCCTGAAAGGCCACGTCCAGGGAATCCTGAGCCTCGAGTTTCTGCTGCACCAGGGATCGCTTCCTGGGCAGATTTTTTTCCATGTACTGGAGCTTGGCACGGGCCAATTCGAGATTGGCCTGGGCCTCGGCTATGCGAGCGCGGAGTTCCCGGGCGTCGATCTGGGCGATGAGGTCGCCCTTCCTGACACGGTCCCCCACCTTGACGGGCACGGATTCGAGCACACCGGTGGCCTGTGCCCCGACCTTGACCTGGGCGCCCACCTGGGCCTTGACGATGCCGGTGGCCTCCAACACGCGAGAAACATTGCCGCGCTTGACGGTATCGGTCTTGAGCACCTTGATTTTGTCGGTGGACTGTCCCCCGGTAAAATACCAGACGCCACCGCCGGTCAACAGGACGGCTATGAGGATGAATATGAATTTTTTCATGTCAGTTTGTTTTTTTCCTGTTCGATTTCCTGTTGCAGCACTTTGGAGAAAACACAAGGCCGAAACCGTTTGCGCCCGGCGAGTACATCGCTGAAAGTCACAGCCTTGAATGAGTAGCTGCAGTCGGCCGGAAGCTGTCGCCCTTGGTAATATAGCGACTTGGTCGGATAATTTCTACATAAAGCGGGACGCGATTCATGGCAGGAGCAGCAATTGTCGGTCCCGAGCATGGAGCACGAGAAGATCAGGAACCCCGACATATCCCGGCCGACAAGACGGAACCGGGCATGTTCCGGGGCTGACGCCACCAGTTTTTCGTACTGGGATTTCCTGCGCAGCCACCGCCCCTCATCCTTGAGCAGGATGTCTTTGCAGCACTGGCCGCAAAGGGTGCACTGCCCCACCACCTCCACCTCGCGACCAAGGACCCAGGCCCGAAAGCGGCGGAACAATCCGATGAATATATGGAATCGGGCCTCGATCACCGTCCTTCCTTCATGCTGCCCTGCAATAGAATACAATGCTTTTTATTGATCTCAGCCTTGACCTGTCCCTGCATTGTGCCTACTTGTGACTCATTATGAATTGGGATTGGGAAAAACTACAAAAACAACAACAGGGGCGCCCCGGCGGCAAGCCGCCGAGCTTTGACGACTTCCAAGATCAGTTTGACAAACTCAAAAAGTTCAAACTGCCCGGCTGGAAGCTCATCATTCCGATTTTCATCGTCCTCTGGATCGCCAGCGGATTCTACATCGTGGAACCCGACGAAGTCGGTGTGGTAAAACAGTTCGGACAATTTAACCGCATCACCACTGCGGGTCCGAATTACCACATTCCGTTCCCGGTGGAAAGCGCGCTCACCCCGAAGGTGACACAAATTCGGCGCGTTGAATTCGGTTTCCGATCCACGGGCAGGGCCAAGACCCAAACCTTCCAACAGGGTGTCAGCCACGAAGTCAAGGAAGAATCCCTGATGCTGACCGGCGACGAAAACATCGTTTCAGTCCAGTTCATCGTCCAGTACATGATCAAGGACGCCAAGAACTACCTGTTCAACGTCAATGACCCCGAGCAGACCCTGGCCCATGCGGGCGAAGCAGCCATGCGCGAAATCATCGGCAAGGGCAAGATTGACGACGCACTGACCACCGGCAAGCAGGAAATCCAGGCCCAGACCCGGGAGCTGATGCAGCATATCCTGAACCTCTACGACACGGGTCTGTCCGTTGTGGCTGTTCAGATGCAGAACGTGCATCCGCCGGACGAAGTCATCGACGCGTTCAAGGATGTCGCCTCCGCACGCGAGGACAAGAGCCGCTTCATCAACGAAGCTGAAGCGTACCAACGGGATATCCTGCCCAAATCGCGCGGTGAGGCCGCACGCATCACCAACGAGGCCCACGCCTACAAGGAAGCCAATATCCGCCGCGCCGAAGGTGATGCAGCCCGTTTTCTGTCCGTCCTTTCCGAATACAACAAGGCAAAGGATATCACCCGTCAGCGCATGTACCTGGAGACCATGGAAACGATCCTCTCGAATCCGGAAACGGAAAAGCTGATCATGTCCGACGACGCACTCCAGAAATCCGTACCCTACCTGCCCTTGGAGAAGCTGCCCAAGCAGCCCGCTCCCAAGGAAGCGCAATAAGGCAGGTAAATATTATGAATAAAACAACGATACTTCTCAGCATAGCGATCATAGTCGGCGCGTTCATCCTGACCTCTGCGGCCTTCACCGTGGACCAGACCCAAACGGCCATCGTCATCCAGCTCGGTCGCCCGGTGGGCGATGAGGCGCTCGGCCCCGGCCTGCACTTCAAACTGCCCATGGTCCAGAACGTGGTCTTCTTTGACGCACGCATTCTGGACTTCGACGCCAAGCCCGAAGAAATCACCACCACGGACAAGAAATACATGAACGTGGACTCCTACACCAAGTGGCGCATTGTCGACCCGCTGACCTTCTATACCAAGGTCCGCACCATTCAGGGGGCGCGGGCCCGTCTGGACGACATTGTCCGCTCCCAGTTGCGCGTGGCCCTGGGCCGGTACACCCTGATCGAGGTCGTGTCCCATAAACGCCAGGAAATCATGGATGCAGTCACCGCCCGGTCCAAGGAACTGCTCACGCCCTACGGCATAGAGGTGTTGGACGTCCGCATCAAACGCACTGACCTGCCCGCTGAAAACGCCCGCTCCATCTACGGCCGCATGAAGGCCGAACGGGAACGCCAGGCCAAGCAGTACCGCTCCGAGGGCCTTGAGGCTTCGGCCAAGATCAAGGCCACTGCGGACCGGGAAAGGACTGTTCTGCTGGCAGATGCGAACATGCAGGCTGAGATCATCCGAGGCGAGGGCGAAGCCCTGGCCGTCAAGATCTATGCCGACGCCCTGAGCCAATCGCCGGAATTCTACACGTTCACCCGAAGCCTTGATGCCTACCGGCGCGGCTTCGGGCAAAACACCCGCTTCATCATGACACCCAAAAGCCCTTTCATGAAATACTTGCAATAGCTATTCCTGATACATGTGAGGATGTGGTCACCTGTTGCCCACATCCTTTTCTTTTGCAAAAAAAACTTTGGCAGGCTAATATTGACATTCGTGGGAATAACTCCCAAGGTCTCCGGGAGTTTTTCCCGATTAAGGAAAAATCCAGACAAGACCTGTTTGATACACTGGGGAGTATCCCCCCTCACGGAAACTAATTGGCCGACTGCAGTGAGAGTTGCACAGCATCTACCACGCAAACCGGCCAGGATGTCATTGTTTACAAGGAGTCGATATGCCCAAGAAAAAAAGAAGATGCGACGACGCACAACTCAAGTGGTTCGAAGAAGCGCTTGAACGGATCAAGAAGGCCACCGGAGCGCGTACGCAGGTACAGCTCGCGGAAGTCCTTGATGTCCGTCAGTCCAGCATCTCCGACGCCAAACGCCGCTGTTCCATTCCTGCCGATTGGTTCCTCAAATTGTACCGCAGCCACGGGTTGGACCCGGATTGGCTGTCCGAAGGTGTCGAACCCGTATACATCAACGCCGACAAGGCCAAGGTTCCGGCAGACACCCTGTTGCGCGAGGCGCCCACCCCCTATGGCAGAATGAACTCCCGCAGCCGCGTGGTTCCCGTTTCCACCATGGCCGGTGCAAACAAGGAAGCCAATGCATGGGAGGCCAAGCCCATTGAAGAGCTCTCGGTCCCGGAATCCTTCTGTCGCCCCAAACTCCTGGTGGTCAAAGTGGACTCCGCAAGCATGGATCCCGTCATTGCACGCGGCGCCTTTGTCGGCATTGACCGCGACCAGAGCGAGCATCCCGACGGCGACCTCTGTGCGGTATACTTCCCTCATCAGGGACTGACCATCCGCAGAGTCTTTCATCAGGGAGACACCTTCCTGCTCAAGGCGGACAACGACAGCTACTCCGACCTGACCATTCCGGCCAAGGAGATGGACGCCCGCACCGTGGGCCGCGTCATCTGGGTTCTTCAGAACCTCGCCTCATTGTAACCGGAACAGAGAAACGCACGTATCCAACGGGCCGTCCGATCCATCGGGCGGCCCGTTTGCCGTCCATGCGCACTTGGCCGGGGTCCGACCTGCGGACCTTTAAAGACCGTCAAGGATGGCCAATCCGTCAGGAAGGACCCCCTTTCCCCGGCAGCCCTTCCCGTTTTACGTGACACCCCTTGACTCGAAGGCCCGGCGGCCATACTCTTTCGGCCATGAGTACCACCAATCCCACCCCCTCTCCGGCCAAGGCCAAACCCATCTCCGCGCCTGATATCCAGGCCATGAAGGGTGCTGAAAAGATCTGCTGCATGACCGCCTACGACTATTCCTCGGGACTCCTCGTAGACCAGGCAGGCGTTGATCTCGTGCTGGTAGGAGATTCCCTGGCCATGGTTGTGCTCGGCCATGAAGACACCCTTTCCGTGACCGTGGACGAAATGATCCACCACACCCGGGCCACCAGCCGGGGTGTCAAACACGCCCTGCTCGTGGCGGATATGCCTTTCATGTCCTTTGCCACGGTGGACAAGGCCCTGGAAAACGGCGGCCGAATCATCTCCGAAGGCCGCGCCAAGGCCGTCAAACTCGAAGGCGGTATCCCCGTGGTCCCGCAGATCACGGCCCTGGTTGCCGCAGGCATCCCGGTCATGGCCCATGTGGGCCTGACCCCACAGCACGTGGCCAAATTCGGCGGGTTCAAGGCTCAGGGCAAATCTGCCGACGCCACCCGCGCACTGATCGAAGACGCCAAAGCCGTAGAAGAGGCCGGGGCGTTCTGCGTGGTGTTGGAAGCCATTCCGGTGGAGGCCGCCGAGTTGATCACCGACTCCCTGACCATCCCGACCATCGGCATCGGCGCAGGCAACATCACCGACGGCCAGATTCTCGTCTATCACGACACCCTCGGCCTTTTCGACCGGTTCACCCCCAAATTCGTGCGCCGCTTCGCCGAACTGGGCGACGAGTCCCGCAAGGCTCTGGAACGCTACTGCGCCGAGGTCAGGCGCGGAACATTCCCGGGCGACAAGAACACCTTCTACATGCCTGAAGACGAAATGGCCCAGGTCCGCAAGATCAAGGTCAAACCCAAGAAAAAATAGATGGAACTCGACCTTTCCTGGCCGACACTCTGGAACGGCCTATTCTGGCCCCTGATCCGGCTGACCTTCTTTATTTCCGTGGGCCTGCTGGTCGGCATCCTCATCGAGTCCCTGCAGTGGACCCAGTATGCCGCCAAGCTGGCAGACCCGCTGGCCCGCCGCGCCCGGCTCAAAGACGTATCCGCCGCCAGCTTCACCATGGCTTTCTTCTCCGGCATCACGGCCAACACCATGCTTTCCGAGGCCCACGAAAAAGGCACCATCTCAGACCGCGAACTGATCCTGTCCAACCTGTTCAACTCTTTGCCCACCTACTTCCTGCACCTGCCGACCATTTTTTTCATCGCCGCACCTTTCATCGGTCCGGCAGCATTCATCTATGTTGGGCTGACCGCCTTTGCCGCCGTCCTCCGTACCACGGCTATCGTCTTTGCCGGAAAGTTCCTGCTGCCGCCCATTCCGGAGGGGTGCCTTCCCTGCAGACTGGAGGAGATAAGGGGCAAAAACGATTCCAAGGCCTTCGTGAAAATCACTTGGCCGAGGCTGAAAAGGCGCCCCATGGCAATGGCCCGCCTCATTTGGAAACACTTCCGGATCAAGCTGGACAAGGCGCTGCAACAGGCCTGGAAGCGTTTCAGGAAGCGACTTCCCAAGGTGCTTTACATCACCTGCCCCGTATACACCCTCTTCTTTGTGTTCAAGCAACTCGGCATGTTTTCCTGGTTGGAAGGCATCATGGCCAGCGGCATTCCATTGTTCACCTTTTTGCCGCCCGAGGCACTGTCCATCGTGGCCTTTCACACGGCCGCCGAGTTCACCGCCGGTCTGGCCGTGGCCAGCGCACTCATTGCGGACACCAGCTTGACCCAGACCCAGGTCATCCTGGCCTTGATGCTCGGCAACGTGCTCTCCTCCCCGGTGCGCGCCTTCAGACACCAGTTTCCCTACTATGCCGGCATCTTCCGCCCGCGCATGGCCTTCAATCTCATCATGGCCAATCAGCTCTTTCGTTGCGCGAGCATAGCCCTGGTAGGGCTTGCCTACGCCCTCCTGGCATACTGATTCGAAGCGCACACACATCCGTCCCCGATTGCACGCCGGAAAACGCCGCGCCCTACACTTTTGTGCAAGAGTGCACACGTCAATGTGCAACATCACGCACACTGCACAATTTGCAAGCAGTCTGTGATTTTATAACCTGCTGCAATAACACGGTTATCACGGTTGGCACGACCTATGCTTTAAAGAGTGCATGATCGACGCAGTCACTTTCACTCTCAGCATCCTGGTCGCCGTAGTATTACGGCGGCCCCTCCTCACCAACCCGGACGCCGATCAGGGCGTCCGGGAAGTGGGAGAAAAATTCGGCATAACGGCCTTGGTTCCCGTGCCCGTCCGGGTGAATACCCCCCATCCCACCAGGATGGCACGAACCAGAAAATAGGCCTTTACGCATATACCATACCTCCCTTGAAAGCAGTACCAACCTCAAACCCCTCCTCAAAAGCAGACCTCTAACCCAGAAAGGGCCGCAACAGCGGCCCTTTCGCCTTTTATACCCCTCCCTGAGCTGAGATAATAATATTTCTCACCTTTTCTTGTCATGAGGCCTCCCTACAGGTATGGTTGCTCTAATCATAACTTCAGGCTTGGACGACAGGGTATAAAAATGGACGACTCCGGCATGGGCAACAAGGTGCCCGAAAGACCCGATGCAGACCTGCTCAGTCTCTCGGACCAAGAACGTTTGGAGCTTATGGTCACCCGCATAGAGGAAAAACTGGTCGATTACGAAGGCTACGATTTTTCCATGCGCCAGATACGCGCCCTGAACATTTTCTTCGAACTGGCCCAGGAACTGCGTGGACGCGAAATGTTCTATGCAATCTGCATGGCCATTCCCCGCGCCCTGTTCAACATGGAAGCCTGCATGTACATCCTGGAGGACGAAGAGACCTTTTCCCTGGCTGCCTGTTCCACGAACAAAGCCAACATGGAGTCGACCCGGACCTGGGACCACGAATTCAACGAACGTCTGACCGTATCAAACGATCATATGTTCATCCCCATCCAGGGCAACCCGGAATACAACGACATGCTCACCTTCGTGCCGCCCAACAACATCATCGGCTGCTTTGTCATGCACCCCTGCTCAACGCTGCCGGGACACGCCCGGCTCTTCCTGGAAAAATTCGTCAACCGCGTCGGATTTCAACTCCATCACCGCATCATCCGCGCCCGCAACCGCGAACACATCCGCTTCATCAAATCCATGGTCCAGGACATCGGGCATAATGTCATTGTGCCCAACATGTATTTCAAACTCTATTTCAACCGGTTGAAACGGAAAATCGAGGAACTGCACCTGGTCACCTCCGAAACCTTGGTCATGATGACACAATGCGACAATCCGGACATGATCCGGGAGGGCAATCGACTGGCCGAAATCGCCAGCGGCATTGAGGCGCAGTATCAGGAGATTTACAGTCACTATGAATCCACGTCCATGTTCCTTGAGGCACTGCTCCGCAGACGTCATTTCGAGGAAGGGCGTTATGTCCTGGATAAGCGGGAAGTCAACCTGCATACAACAATCATAAATCCGCTCGTCGAACGCTTCCGGCACAGGTTCGAGGAACGGGGCATTCAGATCAATCTCGGTATGGGTGGCGCTCACGATCAGATTATCCGACTGATACTTGACCGGGGCCTCATGTCACAGGTGCTCGACAACCTCTTGTCCAATGCCCTCAAATACACGGAAAACGTCGTTCTGGCCGATGGGCGTGATGGAAAATTCGTGTCCTACGGATGGCGGATCATCAAGGATTTTTTTGCGCCGGGCCACCCTGGCATCCGCATATGGGTCACCTCCACCGGGCACCCGCTCAACCTGGAAGACCCCATGGAAGTGTTCAAGCCGGGCTTCCGCGCCGGGAATGTGGCCCATGAATCCGGCACGGGCCGCGGCCTGTACTTTGTCCGACAGGTGGTCGAGCTTCACGGTGGCAAGGTCGGCTATTCCCACACGGAAAAAGGCAATGAATTCTATATGATCCTTCCTTTTGAACAGGATCACCCCCAACGTTGATCCGCCCCGTAGCGCAAGAAGACCATTCCGCCGGCTTCAGCTTCCCACACCGCTCCCGCGACAATGAGTGCCGCGCAGATGCCCATGCCCATCACCAAAGACCAAACACTCTAGAGACAGAAGTGCATTACGAAGCGATCTCTTTTTTGGCCAACATCCTGCGGTAGTACGACAGGCACAGGCAGGACATGGGCAGGGCGATGAGCAGGCCCAAAAAGCCGAGAAGCTTGCCCCAGACAGACAGGGACAGGAGAATGAGCCAGGGAGACAGCCCCAGGCTTTCGCCCTGGATTTTCGGCACCAGGACAACGTCCTGGATGACCTGGACCACGGACATGACGGCCACGACAAGGCCGATGCCTACCCAAACGGATTCGCCCGCTTCCAGTGAGTTCAACGCCGCCAGGAGCACGGCCGGGACCGCACCGGCAACCCCCAGATACGGAGCGATATTCAAAAGCCCGATGAGCATACCGAGCACAAGGCCCAACGGCAGGCCGATGAGCACGAATCCCGTGGACATGAACACGCCCACCAGAAGACAGACGATGATCTGACCGCGGAAATACAGCCCCATGGTCTTCTCGAACTCACCGAGAAATCCGGTAATACCATCCCGGTAACTCTGGGGAAGGTATTCCTGCCAATTGGCCTTGATCCTGCCGAAGTCGGCCAGCAGAAAGATCACGTACAGCAGGATGACGAACAATCCGATCAGTCCGGCCACCACATTCAGTGCCCCCTGGGCCATGCCCCTGATTCCCGGAACCACGGTCGTCAGAAGCGACCGGGCCGCCTTCATCACCCCTTCGGAGGAGAACATCTCCTGGACCTCGGGCTTCTGCACGGTCTCCCGCAGCCAATTCCAGATATCCGGCGGAAGGCTGCTCGCCACCTTGTCGGCGAATTCCGTATTGGACATCAGTTGCGACAGGACCTGGCCCATGTGCACGAATTCCGACACCATCATGGGCACAACCAGAAGGACTATCGCGGCAATGACGCCGAACAGCACAAGGATGGTCAACAGGACCGCCAAACTCCGGTTCCTGACATATTTTTCAAAGAAACAGGCCAAAGGATTGAGCAGGTAGGCCATGAGCAACGCGGCCACGAACGGGA from Pseudodesulfovibrio sp. S3 includes these protein-coding regions:
- a CDS encoding efflux RND transporter periplasmic adaptor subunit codes for the protein MKKFIFILIAVLLTGGGVWYFTGGQSTDKIKVLKTDTVKRGNVSRVLEATGIVKAQVGAQVKVGAQATGVLESVPVKVGDRVRKGDLIAQIDARELRARIAEAQANLELARAKLQYMEKNLPRKRSLVQQKLEAQDSLDVAFQDAEIARHTVSSSLAKLKTLQIQLSYTRIYSPIDGVVSQVAAQEGETIVSGLSVSNLITVLDPGKLEMWIYIDETDVGRVDKGLPVKYTVDSFRDKVFEGTVDRIYPEPEIRDNIVYYRTLVTVSGEQAESLRPEMTTQCKVVVETRNDVLTVPNNALKWVKDRQVCFRVTDPKLEPEEVSPELGLVGLETSEVLGGLSEGDTVATQLVLPGAKVGKKGM
- a CDS encoding YkgJ family cysteine cluster protein; translated protein: MIEARFHIFIGLFRRFRAWVLGREVEVVGQCTLCGQCCKDILLKDEGRWLRRKSQYEKLVASAPEHARFRLVGRDMSGFLIFSCSMLGTDNCCSCHESRPALCRNYPTKSLYYQGRQLPADCSYSFKAVTFSDVLAGRKRFRPCVFSKVLQQEIEQEKNKLT
- the hflK gene encoding FtsH protease activity modulator HflK; its protein translation is MNWDWEKLQKQQQGRPGGKPPSFDDFQDQFDKLKKFKLPGWKLIIPIFIVLWIASGFYIVEPDEVGVVKQFGQFNRITTAGPNYHIPFPVESALTPKVTQIRRVEFGFRSTGRAKTQTFQQGVSHEVKEESLMLTGDENIVSVQFIVQYMIKDAKNYLFNVNDPEQTLAHAGEAAMREIIGKGKIDDALTTGKQEIQAQTRELMQHILNLYDTGLSVVAVQMQNVHPPDEVIDAFKDVASAREDKSRFINEAEAYQRDILPKSRGEAARITNEAHAYKEANIRRAEGDAARFLSVLSEYNKAKDITRQRMYLETMETILSNPETEKLIMSDDALQKSVPYLPLEKLPKQPAPKEAQ
- the hflC gene encoding protease modulator HflC — protein: MNKTTILLSIAIIVGAFILTSAAFTVDQTQTAIVIQLGRPVGDEALGPGLHFKLPMVQNVVFFDARILDFDAKPEEITTTDKKYMNVDSYTKWRIVDPLTFYTKVRTIQGARARLDDIVRSQLRVALGRYTLIEVVSHKRQEIMDAVTARSKELLTPYGIEVLDVRIKRTDLPAENARSIYGRMKAERERQAKQYRSEGLEASAKIKATADRERTVLLADANMQAEIIRGEGEALAVKIYADALSQSPEFYTFTRSLDAYRRGFGQNTRFIMTPKSPFMKYLQ
- a CDS encoding S24 family peptidase, producing MPKKKRRCDDAQLKWFEEALERIKKATGARTQVQLAEVLDVRQSSISDAKRRCSIPADWFLKLYRSHGLDPDWLSEGVEPVYINADKAKVPADTLLREAPTPYGRMNSRSRVVPVSTMAGANKEANAWEAKPIEELSVPESFCRPKLLVVKVDSASMDPVIARGAFVGIDRDQSEHPDGDLCAVYFPHQGLTIRRVFHQGDTFLLKADNDSYSDLTIPAKEMDARTVGRVIWVLQNLASL
- the panB gene encoding 3-methyl-2-oxobutanoate hydroxymethyltransferase; this translates as MSTTNPTPSPAKAKPISAPDIQAMKGAEKICCMTAYDYSSGLLVDQAGVDLVLVGDSLAMVVLGHEDTLSVTVDEMIHHTRATSRGVKHALLVADMPFMSFATVDKALENGGRIISEGRAKAVKLEGGIPVVPQITALVAAGIPVMAHVGLTPQHVAKFGGFKAQGKSADATRALIEDAKAVEEAGAFCVVLEAIPVEAAELITDSLTIPTIGIGAGNITDGQILVYHDTLGLFDRFTPKFVRRFAELGDESRKALERYCAEVRRGTFPGDKNTFYMPEDEMAQVRKIKVKPKKK
- a CDS encoding HAMP domain-containing sensor histidine kinase, which encodes MDDSGMGNKVPERPDADLLSLSDQERLELMVTRIEEKLVDYEGYDFSMRQIRALNIFFELAQELRGREMFYAICMAIPRALFNMEACMYILEDEETFSLAACSTNKANMESTRTWDHEFNERLTVSNDHMFIPIQGNPEYNDMLTFVPPNNIIGCFVMHPCSTLPGHARLFLEKFVNRVGFQLHHRIIRARNREHIRFIKSMVQDIGHNVIVPNMYFKLYFNRLKRKIEELHLVTSETLVMMTQCDNPDMIREGNRLAEIASGIEAQYQEIYSHYESTSMFLEALLRRRHFEEGRYVLDKREVNLHTTIINPLVERFRHRFEERGIQINLGMGGAHDQIIRLILDRGLMSQVLDNLLSNALKYTENVVLADGRDGKFVSYGWRIIKDFFAPGHPGIRIWVTSTGHPLNLEDPMEVFKPGFRAGNVAHESGTGRGLYFVRQVVELHGGKVGYSHTEKGNEFYMILPFEQDHPQR
- a CDS encoding AI-2E family transporter, which gives rise to MFDSDRPYTLDSVVRMALGAGFLIGLVWLLGYLSSALVPFVAALLMAYLLNPLACFFEKYVRNRSLAVLLTILVLFGVIAAIVLLVVPMMVSEFVHMGQVLSQLMSNTEFADKVASSLPPDIWNWLRETVQKPEVQEMFSSEGVMKAARSLLTTVVPGIRGMAQGALNVVAGLIGLFVILLYVIFLLADFGRIKANWQEYLPQSYRDGITGFLGEFEKTMGLYFRGQIIVCLLVGVFMSTGFVLIGLPLGLVLGMLIGLLNIAPYLGVAGAVPAVLLAALNSLEAGESVWVGIGLVVAVMSVVQVIQDVVLVPKIQGESLGLSPWLILLSLSVWGKLLGFLGLLIALPMSCLCLSYYRRMLAKKEIAS